Proteins encoded in a region of the Streptomyces sp. NBC_00513 genome:
- a CDS encoding DUF742 domain-containing protein, which yields MRSPASDRLPIRGADRRPARVRPYSLTGGRTRFTQVLLVETFVAALDSGPVVTPDRMPEMPAIVEVCRRMRTIAEIAALLKLPLGVVRVLVSDLADQGRIRVYGTGHGTGRPERALLERVLSGLRRL from the coding sequence GTGAGGAGTCCGGCCTCCGACCGGCTGCCGATACGCGGCGCCGACCGCCGCCCCGCCCGCGTCCGCCCGTACTCGCTGACGGGCGGCCGGACCCGGTTCACGCAGGTCCTGCTGGTGGAGACCTTCGTCGCCGCCCTCGACAGCGGTCCGGTCGTCACGCCCGACCGGATGCCCGAGATGCCCGCCATAGTCGAGGTGTGCCGCCGCATGCGGACGATCGCCGAGATAGCGGCGCTCCTGAAACTGCCGCTCGGTGTGGTCCGGGTCCTGGTCAGCGACCTCGCCGACCAGGGCCGGATACGCGTCTACGGCACGGGACACGGCACCGGCCGTCCCGAACGCGCACTGCTCGAAAGGGTGCTCAGTGGTCTTCGCCGTCTCTGA
- a CDS encoding ATP/GTP-binding protein produces the protein MVFAVSDRHIDVPPDDEPAQSWQYDRSRAPVAVKVLVAGGFGVGKTTFVSSLSEITPLRTEAVMTQASAATDDLSGTPDKSTTTVAMDFGRVTLADDLVLYVYGTPGQERFWFMWDDLVRGAIGGLVLADTRRLRDAFPALDYFESCGLPYAVAVNHFEGSASYEEEDVREALTVPPHVPVVIMDARRRATVVESLLALVGHALDATPE, from the coding sequence GTGGTCTTCGCCGTCTCTGACCGTCACATCGACGTCCCCCCTGACGACGAGCCCGCCCAGTCCTGGCAGTACGACCGCTCGCGTGCGCCCGTGGCCGTCAAGGTGCTGGTCGCGGGTGGATTCGGCGTCGGCAAGACCACGTTCGTGTCCTCCCTCTCCGAGATCACCCCGCTGCGCACCGAGGCGGTGATGACGCAGGCCAGTGCGGCCACCGACGACCTGTCCGGGACCCCGGACAAGAGCACCACCACCGTCGCGATGGACTTCGGCCGCGTCACGCTCGCCGACGACCTCGTCCTGTACGTGTACGGCACCCCGGGCCAGGAACGGTTCTGGTTCATGTGGGACGACCTGGTGCGCGGGGCCATCGGCGGCCTGGTGCTGGCCGACACCCGCCGGCTGCGCGACGCCTTCCCGGCCCTCGACTACTTCGAGAGCTGTGGCCTGCCGTACGCCGTCGCCGTCAACCACTTCGAGGGCTCCGCCTCCTACGAGGAGGAGGACGTGCGCGAGGCGCTCACCGTCCCGCCCCACGTACCGGTGGTGATCATGGATGCCCGGCGGCGGGCGACCGTCGTCGAATCGCTGCTGGCCCTGGTGGGTCACGCCCTCGACGCCACTCCCGAATAG
- a CDS encoding styrene monooxygenase/indole monooxygenase family protein, which produces MRKILVVGAGQSGLQLALGLQSKGYEVTLMSNRTADEIRTGRVMSTQCMFDTALQHERDLQLDFWARQAPRIKGLGVSVAAPDGSRAVDWLGRLKGDAQSVDQRVKMAGWLDTFAQRGGQLVVHGASVADLDYFSRTYDLVLVAAGKGELVSMFGRDAARSPYDAPQRALAVSYVHGLGPRPEHPETEAVRCNLVPGVGELFVMPTLTTSGRADILFWEGVPGGPIDAFKGTTDPSAHLALTLELMEKFTPWEYARATKVELTDAGATLAGRYAPVVRNPIGRLPGGGLVLGVADVVVANDPITGQGSNSAAKCAASYLSSILMHGDKPFDEAWMKATFDKFWFTTGKPVTQWTNAMLGVPPEHVLNLIGAAGQLQPVADRFANGFDNPADFDAYFYDPEDAADYLAEVTATVAAVSTTAGAPTTAGAPSAE; this is translated from the coding sequence ATGCGCAAGATACTCGTCGTGGGAGCCGGCCAGTCCGGTCTTCAGCTCGCCCTCGGACTCCAGTCCAAGGGGTACGAGGTCACCCTGATGTCCAACCGGACGGCGGACGAGATCCGCACCGGACGGGTCATGTCCACGCAGTGCATGTTCGACACGGCGCTCCAGCACGAGCGGGACCTCCAGCTCGACTTCTGGGCGCGGCAGGCGCCCAGGATCAAGGGTCTGGGCGTCTCGGTCGCCGCCCCGGACGGCAGCCGGGCCGTCGACTGGCTCGGCCGGCTCAAGGGGGACGCGCAGTCCGTCGACCAGCGCGTGAAGATGGCCGGCTGGCTGGACACCTTCGCGCAGCGCGGCGGGCAGTTGGTCGTGCACGGGGCGTCCGTCGCCGACCTGGACTACTTCTCCCGCACCTACGACCTGGTCCTGGTCGCCGCCGGCAAGGGTGAGCTGGTGTCGATGTTCGGGCGGGACGCGGCGCGTTCCCCCTACGACGCGCCGCAGCGCGCGCTCGCGGTCAGCTACGTGCACGGCCTGGGGCCCCGCCCCGAGCACCCGGAGACGGAGGCCGTGCGCTGCAACCTGGTTCCGGGCGTCGGCGAGCTGTTCGTCATGCCGACCCTCACGACGTCGGGCCGCGCGGACATCCTGTTCTGGGAAGGCGTCCCGGGCGGCCCGATCGACGCGTTCAAGGGCACGACGGATCCCTCCGCGCACCTGGCACTGACGCTGGAGCTCATGGAGAAGTTCACGCCGTGGGAGTACGCGCGGGCCACGAAGGTGGAGCTGACCGACGCGGGCGCCACCCTCGCCGGCCGGTACGCGCCGGTGGTCCGCAACCCGATCGGCCGGCTGCCCGGCGGAGGGTTGGTGCTGGGCGTGGCGGACGTGGTCGTGGCGAACGACCCGATCACCGGGCAGGGCTCCAACTCGGCGGCCAAGTGCGCGGCCTCGTACCTCTCGTCGATCCTCATGCACGGCGACAAGCCGTTCGACGAGGCGTGGATGAAGGCCACGTTCGACAAGTTCTGGTTCACGACCGGCAAGCCCGTCACCCAGTGGACCAACGCCATGCTGGGGGTCCCGCCGGAGCACGTGCTGAACCTGATCGGTGCGGCCGGGCAGCTCCAGCCGGTGGCGGATCGATTCGCCAACGGCTTCGACAACCCGGCCGACTTCGACGCGTACTTCTACGACCCCGAGGACGCGGCCGACTACCTGGCCGAGGTCACGGCCACCGTGGCGGCGGTCTCCACGACCGCGGGAGCCCCCACGACCGCGGGCGCCCCCTCCGCCGAATAG
- a CDS encoding C40 family peptidase, whose product MTIRLLRVACVAAVLMTAGPPPLAHAEPLPAAPAAEPVGVLLTRLQGLYQKAEQAAEAYNSTEVALKARQDDERRSTTEFSKARAALLTERAIAGRLAREQYQGSRAGVPSYVRMLLLGDFQNAADQRRLAAREGARTAGVLARLERGEQRAGALAGAARKALDAQRALTAEQKKQRDEVTGRLKEVERLLASLSAEQLAQLDGREAADTAEAQRELVDSGRLGTPGAVSARTPTAAGGEALTYAAAQIGKPYVWGAEGPGSFDCSGLTSRAWEHAGRAIPRTSQDQWARLPRVPLDRLRPGDLVVYFPTATHVALYIGDGKVIQAPRPGATVKVSPIAANPVLGAVRPDAGGAPLASYTPPRLPGSAAAGDDGGYSAEGAPAVVGAPAVVETAATVAVTSAR is encoded by the coding sequence ATGACAATTCGACTGCTCCGTGTCGCCTGTGTGGCCGCCGTCCTCATGACGGCCGGTCCCCCGCCCCTCGCCCACGCCGAACCGCTGCCGGCCGCCCCGGCCGCGGAGCCCGTCGGCGTCCTGCTCACCCGCCTCCAAGGCCTGTACCAGAAGGCCGAACAGGCCGCCGAGGCCTACAACTCCACCGAGGTCGCCCTCAAGGCCCGCCAGGACGACGAACGCCGCTCCACCACCGAGTTCTCCAAGGCCAGGGCCGCGCTGCTGACCGAGCGGGCCATCGCCGGCCGGTTGGCCCGGGAGCAGTACCAGGGCTCGCGGGCCGGCGTGCCCTCGTACGTCCGCATGCTGCTCCTCGGGGACTTCCAGAACGCGGCCGACCAGCGCCGGCTCGCCGCGCGCGAGGGAGCCCGGACGGCGGGTGTACTGGCGCGGCTGGAGCGGGGCGAGCAGCGGGCCGGGGCACTGGCCGGCGCGGCCCGCAAGGCCCTCGACGCCCAGCGGGCACTGACCGCCGAACAGAAGAAGCAGCGGGACGAGGTGACGGGCCGGCTCAAGGAGGTCGAGCGGCTGTTGGCCTCGCTGAGCGCGGAACAACTGGCGCAGCTCGACGGCCGCGAGGCCGCGGACACCGCCGAGGCGCAACGGGAGCTGGTGGATTCGGGCCGGCTCGGAACCCCGGGGGCGGTGAGCGCCCGTACGCCGACGGCCGCCGGCGGGGAGGCCCTCACGTACGCGGCCGCGCAGATCGGGAAGCCGTACGTCTGGGGGGCGGAGGGGCCGGGGTCCTTCGACTGCTCGGGGCTGACCTCCCGGGCCTGGGAACACGCCGGGCGGGCGATCCCCCGGACCAGCCAGGACCAGTGGGCCCGGCTGCCCCGGGTCCCCCTGGACCGGCTCCGTCCGGGGGACCTGGTGGTGTACTTCCCCACCGCCACGCACGTGGCCCTGTACATCGGGGACGGGAAGGTGATCCAGGCACCCCGTCCGGGAGCCACCGTCAAGGTGTCGCCGATCGCCGCGAATCCGGTCCTCGGAGCCGTTCGGCCGGACGCGGGAGGGGCGCCGCTCGCCTCGTACACCCCGCCGCGACTGCCCGGGTCGGCCGCGGCGGGGGACGACGGCGGCTATTCGGCGGAGGGGGCGCCCGCGGTCGTGGGGGCTCCCGCGGTCGTGGAGACCGCCGCCACGGTGGCCGTGACCTCGGCCAGGTAG
- a CDS encoding SHOCT domain-containing protein: protein MFIRPVAAAPARADRPPGRPLLRGLLARASGTPDPGRNAARPPAPVSPAARYADPDTETDTDIGADAGTGTDASAEPTPHGSTGAGEGLVRELAQLAALAREGLLTPEEFSTAKARLLGF from the coding sequence ATGTTCATCAGACCCGTGGCGGCCGCGCCGGCCCGGGCCGACCGGCCGCCGGGCCGACCGTTGCTCCGCGGCCTCCTGGCGCGGGCCTCGGGCACCCCGGACCCCGGACGGAACGCCGCGCGGCCCCCGGCCCCCGTCTCGCCGGCCGCGCGGTACGCGGACCCGGACACGGAAACCGACACGGACATCGGTGCCGACGCCGGCACCGGCACTGATGCCTCGGCGGAACCGACCCCGCACGGGTCGACCGGCGCGGGCGAGGGGCTCGTGCGGGAGCTGGCGCAACTGGCCGCCCTCGCCCGCGAGGGATTGCTGACCCCGGAGGAGTTCAGTACGGCCAAGGCGCGCCTGCTCGGTTTCTGA
- a CDS encoding DUF6325 family protein, protein MGPVEFIVLAFPEEQLRVPAVEAVMGLRKAGVVRLIDGLVATRTASGEVMASEFDEFVELAGLLAHREATRLIGPEDVREAAELLELGSCALLLVVEHVWAEDAAVAVRAAGGRIVGSVRIPAERVGVVA, encoded by the coding sequence ATGGGTCCTGTGGAGTTCATCGTCCTGGCCTTTCCGGAGGAACAGTTGCGCGTCCCGGCCGTCGAGGCCGTGATGGGGCTCCGCAAGGCCGGGGTGGTGCGGCTGATCGACGGTCTCGTGGCCACGCGGACGGCGTCCGGGGAGGTCATGGCGTCCGAGTTCGACGAGTTCGTGGAGCTGGCGGGCCTGCTGGCGCACCGGGAGGCGACCCGGCTGATCGGCCCGGAGGACGTCCGCGAGGCGGCGGAGCTCCTGGAGCTCGGCAGTTGCGCGCTCCTGCTGGTCGTCGAGCACGTGTGGGCCGAGGACGCGGCCGTGGCGGTGCGGGCGGCGGGTGGGCGGATCGTGGGGTCGGTCCGGATTCCGGCCGAGCGGGTGGGGGTGGTGGCCTGA
- a CDS encoding FtsW/RodA/SpoVE family cell cycle protein, giving the protein MTALTAKVAEPAPPPPRGDRAAKRRGVELALLTGAVLISVLGHLHVGHASTGRLPEGSSHYAAGLFGAALLAHLAVRFGAPHADPLVLPIAFLLNGLGLVLIQRLDLSTPHHLTAGEQLRWSALGVVLFVLVVGVLRDHRVLQRYAYLSVAVALVLMLVPVFFPAVNGAHIWIRLAGLSFQPGEFAKILLAVFFASYLAANRTALALGGRRLFWKLKLLPGRVLGPILTIWLLSVGVLILERDLGTSLLFFGLFVIMLFTATGRIGWIAIGLLLAAVGAYAVATFEPHVHGRVDDWMNPFASIDRGEGPGQLAQSLFAFGAGGLLGAGLGHGQSFLIGFAAKSDFILATAGEELGLVGLTAILVLYGLLVDRGFRTGLALRDPFGRLLATGLASILALQVFVIAGGVTGLIPLTGMAMPFLAQGGSSVVTNWIIVALLIRLGDCARRPRAVEPEVAE; this is encoded by the coding sequence ATGACCGCTCTGACGGCGAAGGTTGCGGAGCCCGCCCCGCCCCCACCCCGCGGCGACCGCGCCGCCAAGCGTCGCGGCGTCGAGCTCGCGCTGCTCACCGGGGCGGTCCTGATCTCCGTACTCGGTCACCTGCACGTCGGCCACGCGTCCACCGGCCGGCTCCCCGAGGGCTCCTCGCACTACGCGGCGGGGCTCTTCGGCGCCGCCCTGCTCGCGCACCTCGCCGTCCGCTTCGGCGCCCCCCATGCCGATCCGCTCGTGCTGCCGATCGCGTTCCTGCTCAACGGCCTCGGCCTCGTCCTCATCCAACGGCTCGACCTGAGCACCCCCCACCACCTCACGGCGGGGGAGCAACTGCGCTGGTCCGCCCTGGGAGTCGTGCTGTTCGTGCTCGTCGTCGGGGTGCTGCGCGACCACCGGGTGCTCCAGCGGTACGCGTACCTGTCCGTCGCCGTCGCCCTCGTGCTGATGCTGGTGCCCGTCTTCTTCCCGGCCGTCAACGGCGCCCACATCTGGATCCGCCTCGCCGGCCTCTCCTTCCAGCCCGGGGAGTTCGCCAAGATCCTGCTCGCCGTCTTCTTCGCCTCCTACCTCGCCGCGAACCGCACCGCCCTCGCCCTCGGCGGCCGGCGGCTCTTCTGGAAGCTCAAACTGCTGCCCGGCCGGGTCCTCGGGCCGATCCTCACGATCTGGCTGCTCAGCGTCGGGGTGCTGATCCTGGAACGGGACCTCGGCACCTCACTGCTCTTCTTCGGCCTCTTCGTGATCATGCTCTTCACGGCCACCGGCCGGATCGGCTGGATCGCGATCGGGCTGCTGCTCGCCGCCGTGGGCGCCTACGCGGTCGCGACGTTCGAGCCCCACGTGCACGGTCGGGTGGACGACTGGATGAATCCCTTCGCTTCCATCGACCGCGGCGAGGGCCCCGGCCAGCTCGCCCAGTCCCTCTTCGCCTTCGGCGCCGGCGGGCTCCTCGGCGCCGGCCTCGGCCACGGCCAGTCCTTCCTCATCGGGTTCGCCGCCAAGTCCGACTTCATCCTGGCCACAGCCGGCGAGGAGTTGGGGCTGGTCGGTCTGACCGCGATCCTGGTCCTCTACGGGCTCCTCGTGGACCGGGGCTTTCGCACCGGACTCGCGCTGCGCGACCCCTTCGGACGACTGCTCGCCACCGGACTCGCCTCGATCCTCGCGCTCCAGGTGTTCGTCATCGCGGGCGGGGTCACCGGGCTGATCCCGCTCACCGGCATGGCCATGCCCTTCCTGGCCCAGGGCGGCTCCTCCGTCGTCACCAACTGGATCATCGTCGCCCTGCTGATCCGACTCGGCGACTGCGCGCGCCGACCCCGGGCCGTGGAACCGGAGGTCGCCGAGTGA
- a CDS encoding penicillin-binding transpeptidase domain-containing protein — MIRYIRWYGYFCAALTVALLCNVARVQIWESAAYGANPANKRPAIARYAEPRGDVLVDGRPVTGSRDSGQLLRHERTYANGPLYAPVTGFSSQTYGTSFVERAEDALLSGTDPGLSAFPLWYDLARGRPAGGNVATTIRAALQSAAYTGLAGKRGAVAALEPATGRILALVSSPSYDPAVLSGTGTRVKAAWERLNADPAKPMLNRALRETYPPGSTFKIVTAAAALEAGVVTDVDAPTETPDPYPLPGTSTLLPNAGTGCVDASMAEAVQWSCNTVMAKIGVRVGLEDMVRAAQRLGFNDDTLRVPSWVSRSNFDTDMSPDQLALSSIGQFNTKATPLQMAMVAAAVANGGELKSPHLVDRTTQDDGDLVRRADQHALGRAMSPGTALRMQELMVKVVRDGTGRNAAIPGATVGGKTGTAQHGVGNAGTPYAWFISWAKADDAPFPAVAVAVVVEDAAANRRDISGNSAAAPIARAVMEAALRKP, encoded by the coding sequence GTGATCCGGTACATCCGCTGGTACGGGTACTTCTGCGCGGCGCTGACCGTCGCCCTGCTGTGCAACGTGGCCCGGGTGCAGATCTGGGAGTCCGCCGCCTACGGCGCCAACCCGGCCAACAAGCGCCCCGCCATCGCGCGGTACGCCGAACCGCGCGGGGACGTCCTGGTCGACGGCCGACCCGTCACCGGCTCCCGCGACAGCGGCCAACTGCTGCGCCACGAGAGGACGTACGCCAACGGCCCGCTCTACGCCCCCGTCACCGGCTTCTCCTCCCAGACCTACGGGACCAGCTTCGTGGAGCGCGCCGAGGACGCACTCCTCTCGGGCACCGACCCGGGGCTCTCCGCCTTCCCGCTCTGGTACGACCTGGCCCGCGGCCGCCCGGCCGGCGGGAACGTCGCCACCACCATCCGGGCCGCCCTGCAGAGCGCCGCGTACACCGGGCTGGCCGGCAAGCGTGGCGCGGTCGCGGCCCTGGAACCGGCCACCGGCAGGATCCTCGCCCTGGTCAGCAGCCCCTCCTACGATCCGGCCGTGCTGTCCGGCACCGGTACGCGGGTCAAGGCGGCCTGGGAGCGGCTGAACGCGGACCCCGCCAAGCCGATGCTCAACCGGGCGCTGCGCGAGACGTACCCGCCCGGCTCCACCTTCAAGATCGTGACCGCGGCGGCAGCCCTGGAGGCGGGGGTGGTCACCGACGTGGACGCGCCCACCGAGACCCCCGACCCCTACCCGCTGCCCGGCACGAGCACCCTGCTGCCCAACGCCGGCACCGGTTGCGTCGACGCCTCGATGGCGGAGGCGGTCCAGTGGTCCTGCAACACGGTCATGGCCAAGATCGGTGTACGGGTCGGCCTGGAGGACATGGTGCGGGCCGCCCAGCGCCTCGGCTTCAACGACGACACGCTGCGGGTGCCGTCCTGGGTGTCACGGTCGAACTTCGACACCGACATGAGCCCGGACCAGCTGGCCCTGTCCTCGATCGGGCAGTTCAACACGAAGGCCACCCCGTTGCAGATGGCGATGGTCGCGGCCGCCGTCGCCAACGGCGGCGAACTCAAGTCCCCGCACCTGGTGGACCGCACGACCCAGGACGACGGGGACCTCGTCCGGCGCGCGGACCAGCACGCCCTGGGCCGCGCCATGAGTCCGGGAACGGCGTTGCGGATGCAGGAGTTGATGGTCAAGGTGGTGCGGGACGGCACGGGCCGCAACGCCGCGATCCCCGGTGCGACGGTCGGAGGCAAGACGGGCACCGCGCAGCACGGCGTCGGCAACGCGGGCACCCCGTACGCCTGGTTCATCTCCTGGGCCAAGGCCGACGACGCCCCCTTCCCGGCGGTGGCCGTCGCGGTGGTGGTCGAGGACGCGGCGGCGAACCGCCGCGACATCAGCGGCAACAGCGCCGCGGCGCCGATCGCGCGGGCGGTGATGGAGGCGGCCCTGAGAAAGCCGTAG
- a CDS encoding ferritin-like domain-containing protein, giving the protein MSTHELYTTAPGEAVWQVPASGAARFSWEYDGGRERLLALYQKGKDKQWDGAKRIAWDLEVDPHDPLGTPDEALTLYGTRHWAKLTDKDKGELRRHYASWNFSQFLHGEQGAMVCAARIVESVPDLDAKFYSATQTMDEARHAEIFGRFLHEKVGMLYPVNDSLQGLLGDTLRDSRWDMPYLGMQVLIEGLALAAFGMIRDTTDKPLPKQILAYVMQDEARHVAFGRMALRDYYKQLTDAELREREEFVIEGCYLMRDRLRGVEVLENFGIPRAEAEEFSEQSEFLHLFRKLLFSRIVPCVKDIGLWGERLQKAYLDMGVFEMGDSNLDLLMSQDEEIAEALDRERFAAEERERVAEVADAVAEGSEGA; this is encoded by the coding sequence ATGTCGACGCACGAGCTCTACACAACGGCCCCGGGCGAGGCCGTCTGGCAGGTTCCGGCCTCCGGCGCGGCCCGTTTCAGCTGGGAGTACGACGGCGGCCGGGAGCGGCTGCTCGCGCTGTACCAGAAGGGCAAGGACAAGCAGTGGGACGGCGCCAAGCGCATCGCGTGGGACCTGGAGGTGGACCCGCACGACCCGCTCGGCACCCCCGACGAGGCGCTGACCCTGTACGGCACCCGACACTGGGCCAAACTCACCGACAAGGACAAGGGCGAGCTGCGCCGGCACTACGCGTCCTGGAACTTCAGCCAGTTCCTGCACGGCGAGCAGGGCGCGATGGTGTGCGCGGCGCGCATCGTGGAATCCGTGCCGGACCTGGACGCGAAGTTCTACTCCGCCACGCAGACCATGGACGAGGCCCGGCACGCGGAGATCTTCGGCCGCTTCCTGCACGAGAAGGTCGGGATGCTCTACCCGGTCAACGACAGCCTTCAGGGGCTGCTCGGGGACACCCTGCGCGACTCCCGCTGGGACATGCCGTACCTGGGGATGCAGGTCCTCATCGAGGGGTTGGCCCTGGCGGCGTTCGGGATGATCCGCGACACGACCGACAAGCCGCTGCCGAAGCAGATCCTCGCGTACGTGATGCAGGACGAGGCCCGTCACGTGGCCTTCGGTCGGATGGCGTTGCGGGACTACTACAAGCAGCTGACGGACGCCGAGTTGCGCGAGCGCGAGGAGTTCGTGATCGAGGGCTGTTACCTGATGCGGGACCGACTGCGCGGGGTGGAAGTGCTGGAGAACTTCGGGATCCCGCGCGCGGAGGCCGAGGAGTTCAGCGAGCAGTCGGAGTTCCTGCACCTCTTCCGGAAGCTGCTGTTCAGCCGGATCGTGCCGTGCGTCAAGGACATCGGGCTGTGGGGCGAGCGGCTCCAGAAGGCCTACCTGGACATGGGCGTCTTCGAGATGGGCGACTCCAACCTGGACCTGTTGATGAGCCAGGACGAGGAGATCGCCGAGGCGCTGGACCGCGAGCGGTTCGCCGCCGAGGAGCGGGAGCGGGTGGCGGAGGTGGCCGACGCCGTCGCGGAGGGCTCCGAGGGCGCGTAG
- a CDS encoding diiron oxygenase, whose protein sequence is MTTTTDRTDRRVLKDALGLLKDREQIAERLLESSAKHSFDPDTELDWDAPPIEGKYYWPPELLSLYDTPMWKKMGEEQRIELSRHEAAALASLGIWFEIILMQLLVRHIYDKSLTSNHVRYALTEIADECRHSMMFARMIQKGGAPEYPVSRANHNLARVLKTISTTPGSFACTLLGEEILDWMQRLTFPDERIQPLVRGVTRIHVIEEARHVRYAREELRRQMLTAPRWEQELTRISCGEAARVFSLAFVNPHVYDNIGLDRHEAVAQVKASGHRREVMQTGAKRLTDFLDDIGILRGVGRRLWQSSGLLA, encoded by the coding sequence ATGACGACCACGACCGACCGCACGGATCGCCGGGTCCTGAAGGACGCGCTCGGCCTGCTCAAGGACCGCGAACAGATCGCCGAACGACTGCTCGAATCCTCGGCCAAGCACTCCTTCGACCCCGACACGGAACTCGACTGGGACGCCCCGCCGATCGAGGGCAAGTACTACTGGCCGCCCGAACTGCTCTCCCTCTACGACACCCCCATGTGGAAGAAGATGGGGGAGGAGCAGCGCATCGAGCTCTCCCGCCACGAGGCGGCGGCGCTCGCCTCGCTCGGCATCTGGTTCGAGATCATCCTGATGCAGCTGCTCGTCCGACACATCTACGACAAGTCGCTGACCAGCAATCACGTCCGCTACGCGCTCACCGAGATCGCCGACGAATGCCGGCACTCCATGATGTTCGCCCGCATGATCCAAAAGGGCGGAGCCCCCGAGTATCCGGTCTCCCGAGCGAACCACAACCTCGCCCGCGTCCTCAAGACGATCTCCACCACCCCCGGCTCCTTCGCCTGCACCCTGCTCGGCGAGGAGATCCTGGACTGGATGCAACGGCTCACCTTCCCGGACGAGCGCATCCAGCCCCTCGTGCGCGGGGTCACCCGCATCCACGTCATCGAAGAGGCCCGGCACGTCCGCTACGCCCGCGAGGAACTGCGCCGCCAGATGCTGACGGCCCCGCGCTGGGAACAGGAACTCACCCGGATCAGCTGCGGCGAGGCCGCCCGCGTCTTCTCGCTGGCCTTCGTCAACCCGCATGTCTACGACAACATCGGCCTCGACCGCCACGAAGCCGTCGCCCAGGTCAAGGCGAGCGGCCACCGGCGCGAGGTCATGCAGACCGGCGCCAAGCGGCTCACCGACTTCCTCGACGACATAGGAATCCTGCGCGGGGTCGGCCGCCGGCTCTGGCAGAGCTCCGGACTCCTGGCCTGA